Genomic window (Nicotiana sylvestris chromosome 7, ASM39365v2, whole genome shotgun sequence):
ATTCCTGTAACGTCGGTACAGGAAGTAAAAGGTACAGAATTCTTTGGCCAAATTTCTGTACAGaatcccgactgatgcttaacaggtCCAAAAATTTGTGTCGAGTTACTGTTTTAGGTGCCACAGGGTATTGATTTCTAAGTTTCCCATTAAAACTAGCGTAGCCCGCTATCTCCTCAAGCGTAGGAGTTAGCTCAAAATCagcaaagtggaacacattatgtgttgggtcccagaatggtatcaaggcctcaattataTCCTTCCTCGGCTTAATCTTCAGAAGCCCAACAAGACCACCCAAAGCTTTTGTCACAATTTTTCTGTTGTCCTCCCCCAAATCacgccaccacatatgtagctctaACAGGATTTCCTCGCGGACTGAGAAAGGtttattttgaattgtgctcatcctgcacatttatttaagatgattgattaaaagactgtgaTTTACTTTGAGTCCAGAGAAAAACACTcattttcaaataattttaaaacaaaacattCTTGCGAATACAGCTCTTTAGCACCTCAAGATAATGATAAGAAGAACAATTTTTAGGGCTGTTTTTGTTAGTCaaccaaatttaaaaaaaaaaaaccaaagtgGCTATTCTTGTaaaaacggccttccggcgcCTTTTGGGGCATATTTGGTTATTTTGGACAAGAACGGTGCCACCTAATTACTTATGACAAAACAATGACACTTCATATTTTTTttaggttatttttgcaaaagtagttgggcccgatgtggattgcctacgtatcccacatccggtgagaatcaaacttgcgtagttcggccgATTTTGACACAACAGAAAACAAAAACTTTTGaaattgctttttttttcttttttcttttagaaaattCAGCAGAATTTCGGGGTATTTTGGACACCAAGTTTTTCCACAGGCGGGTAATTTACTCTCTCTCTCCTCCATTtggtttttctcaatttttcccttattctagaagccggtcaacatgcagtccgaatcaaataaatgcgcaagtagcaagaaaaatgcatcaggatggtcttttaatttcaGGTGTACCTGTCCttgacggacccaacccctgtgttgagtccccaaagtcaaaaggcacatgatgcaaacaagcgttcctactagggatccggcatgaggctatgttatactagaTTTGAAAATCtgagtttattgttctagacctggcttaccctaGCAGACATATGACAACATGCCaagtctaagcactgacttggtggttcacaaattgcccactaacccggtattccctcccgtcaagcagaagttgagaaagtttaaaactaacatgagtgtgaagattaaagaagagatcacaaagcagtttgatgcaaaggtcattcgagtcacacggtatcccacttggttagccaatgttgtgccggtgccaaagaaggatggtaagaccagagtgtgtgttgattaccgtgatctcaataaggcaagtccaaaggacaacttcccactgccaaatatccacattttgattgataattgtgccaagcatgagattggatcttttgtggattgctatgcaggctatcatcagatcttaatggatgaggaagatgcagaaaagacgacattcatcacaccgaggggaacttattgctaccgggtaatgccgttcggtttgaaaaatgctggggcgaCTTACATGAGGGAAAttacgaccatattccacgacatgatacacaaggaaatcgaggtttATATGGataatgtgatcataaagtctaggaagcagtctgaccaagtcagagatttgagaaagttcttccaaatgCTATGCAGGTAGAATCTTAAGCTAAATCCGGCAAAGTgcacatttggtgttccatctggaaaactgctgggattcatagtcagccatcgaggtattgaattggacccgtcaaagatcaaagctatccaagaatttccacctccaaggaacaaaactgaggtgatgagtctgttagggaggctaAACTACATCAGcaagtttattgctcagctcacgacaacttgtgagcctatctttaagttgttgaagaaggatgttgcacGTCAAGTGGATTGACGAGTGTCAGGAAGCAttcgataagataaaggggtacttgtcaaacccacctgtgctggtcccATCGGAACCAgaaagacctttgattctttacttgacagtcctggataattcatttggttgtgtgttgggtcagcatgacatcaccggcaggaaggagcaagccatcaattatctcagtaagaagttcacatcttatgaggttaagtacactcacctcgaaaggacatgttgcgccctaacttgggtagcacaaaagttgaagcattatctggcatcttacactacttacctcatttctcgtttgaatccattaaagtatatctttcagaagcctatgcccacagggaggctcgcaaagtggcagatcttgctcacagaatttgacatcgtctatatgactcggactgcgataaaAGGCCAaacattggccgatcatttggccgagaacacggtggatgaagaatatgaacctttgaagacttacttccctaataaagaggtgatgcacattgacgagttggaacaggttgaaaagccaggttggaaacttttctttgatggggctgctaacatgaagggCGTTGGGATATGAgttgtacttatttctgaaatagggcatcactaccatGTTACGACTCAActtcatttctattgtaccaacaatatggctgagtatgaggcatgcattttgggtttgaggttagctgtagacatgggtgtccaggaagtctcggtcttgggagactcggaccttctggtgcaccagattcaaggagaatgggaaacacgagatttaaagcttataccgtatcgacaatgtttgcatgatctttgtcaatgattttgatcagtagagtttaggcatattccaaggatatataatgaggttgtcgatgctttatctactttagcatcaatgttggaCCATCCGAACAAAGATTATgctgaccctttgcatattcaggtctgcGATCAgtatgcttactgtaatatggtagaagaagaacttgatggtgagccgtggttccatgatatcagggagtatattaggatgggggtgtatccaatACAAGCCACGGGTGATAAAAAAAGAACAATTCGTcatttggcaagtggatttttcttcagtggaggagttttgtacaaaagaactccagatcttgggttgttaatatgcatagatgctagacaggccacggcTATCATGACTGAAGTACACTCTGGagtctgcggaccgcatatgagtgggtatgttctggcaaagaaaattctttgagcgggttattattggctcaccatggagagatattgtatcagttttgtgcgcaagtgtcatcaatgtcaagtgcatagagatttgattcattctccgccatctgaattgcacacaatgttcgcaccatggccctttgtcgcttggggcatggatgtcattggaccaattgagccagtaaCGTCTAATGGTCAcatgttcattctggtggccattgatcattttaccaagtgggttgaagctaaaactttcaagtctgtgaccaagaaagtagtggtcgattttgttcactcaaatatcatttgtcagtTCTGGATctcaaaggtgatcatcacagataatggtgctaatctcaacagtcatttgatgaaaggggtatgtcaacagtttaagattacgcatcacaattccaccccataccgccccaaggcgaatggagcagtcgaggcagctaacaagaacataaagaagatactctggaaaatggtggaaggttccaggcaatggcatgaaaagttgccctttgcgttgttgggttatcgcactaccgttcgcacctcagtaggtgcaactccttatttgttggtatatggcacagaaGCAGTGATACCCACGAAAGTTGAAATACCATCTCTCCagattgttgctgaagccgagattgatgatgatgagtgggtcaatgCCTGTTTagagcaattaagtttgattgatgagaagagattggcagcagtgtgtcatggccagttgtatcaaataagaatggcaagagcatacaacaagaaggtgcgtcgccggaaatttgaagtgggtcagcaagtattgaaatgtatccttccacatcaggctgaaacaaaaggcaagttcgccccaaattggcagtggtcgttcatcgtaacgaaagtgttgtccaatggtgctttgtatttaacagatatagaaggcaaatgtgtagatatggctatcgattctgatgcagtcaaaagatattatgtatgatttctttggtttaaattgtgtttgtttgtacttggcatattttgaagattagaATGACAaatgcattttgttctgctatctaaacactttatcctttgttacccatTTGAGCTCTATTTATTTCCGttcatacccctattttggaatcagtaacaaaATTCAGAAACGTGAACGCACAAgctaagtaaaggaaaaggaaaaaaaagataagagaaaaagagaaggaaaagagagaaaagataatagaaaagagaaagaaaagaatgaaaaagagtggaaaaaaagaaaaagaggaaaagaaaaaaaaagaggaagaaaagaaaagaaaggataaagagagaaagaaaagaaagagaaaaatcacaacaacaaagtaattcctatgacatgaactacgttccacctgattccttttaaggatacataggcagcctcacggttcggtcttatcaaaataaaattcaaaaagtcCCCAAACAAAGAAACTGGgatagaagttgtggttgttataagaaatctgattccaaaagttgtaatttttgaACCCAgttgagttgttttgagccttttgatatcctttccttctaaccccatccaaaagcccacattacggtccaaagaaagacctttcgatcagtcttcgagagatgccgaGTCGAGCAAGTAAagatgattcatatcaggggcaacactccggtctaagcaagaaaaatgaaaaaattagagagtcttattggtgaaaaccctcatgggcaccgtaaggcgacgaaagctgagagaaatagaaaatgagagagtcttattggtgaaaaccctcacgggcaccataaggtgaaagtgagttgagagatgaacaaatgagagaggtttgtcagtgaaaacccttcaaggcaccgcaggcTATGACAActaaaagttgattggttggatagactaggttgattaattcgaaatgcatgtcatgatcattggtatcggctgctccactcagataagtctctttcttttttcaaacagtcatccagttttgaatttttcttccttattcctaactctcaaagtcattacatttcatttcttttgggtttatttctctaagatattTCCAATGCCAGTTTTGTTTAAGTAAacaagaaaggatttcaaagctcactaccaacttccaaattgcacaaagcacaGTGCGGCCAAAACATACTGGAGATAGTATGACGTAAAATGGGACATAAAGTGTCAGTGAAAGTTCCATCGGCGGAAAGGTTTAGTAAtatcatgggagatgcaaaggttcagatataagggtcaaaaatgtaaaatgacgGTTTGGGTACAAagcactcgggtaagccagggtCCTGCGGTTGAGGGTCAGTTAGAAAGTCAAACAATTCTTAGCCAGTTCAAGCAGCCAGTCAAAGTAAAGCACGGCAAGGGGAGAGCCACCTTCAgtaagaatgccacaaactaaccaccacattttaaactgataagaattttatttgatttgaaataggggcagaaaatttcgtttgtttcggagaaaccctccataaggaaaagcaagcaccagacaggtttgaccataaattctcaggaccctcctggacaatgggacctagtttaaaatctaaaacattcatgagtaacaagatctagcataagtgtaccccaaaggaatataagttggcttcaaagttttcattcttaggatatGATTCAATTCGAAGTTtctaggaccctcctgaataatgagacttagCTCTAAGACcttcattagataacaagatttggcGTAAGTTCTACTATAGGGAAGTATAATTTAGCCTTAATGTTGACACTCTTAAGATAAACCTTGAtcttgattttcaggaccctcctggataatggaatttagttttaagaccttcatagataacgaGATTTAGCGAAAGTCATACCTTTAAGAAACATAATTCAGCtttaaaactgtcatttaactaggagttttcagaaccctcctggataatgggatttagctttcaaattcttagagatatttggtaacatgattcaactaacactcacagatgcgcccagctaccaaactgagatagaaaattttctttgttttgtctattttgttaaaattaggcacccatctggagagcaagggagaacaACACGAGTTTTAAGGATAGAAAGCAGTTCAAATGTTggaaatcaagagcccacctggagaacaaagagaagcaattcaagtaggagcccacctagagaatgaagagaaacagttcaagtgttggtaattaggagcccgcctggagaacgaagggaagcagcaattcGAGTggtggtaatcaggagcccgcctggagaacgaagggaagaagcaattcaagtgttggtaatcaggagcccacctggagaacgaagggaagcaattcaagtgttggtaatcaggagcccacttgaagaacgAAGGGAATCAATAATTCgagtgttggtaattaggagcccgcctggagaacgaagggaagaagcaattcaagtgttggtaattaggatcccgcctgaagaacaaagggaagcaacaattcaagtgttggtaatcacgagcccgcctggagaacgaagggaagcaacaattcaagtgttggtaatcaagaaGCCACCtggaagaacaaagggaaagcagtaatgttcgaaggaagacaattcaagttcagcaatcaggtgtccgcctgaaaaacaaagggaaagtacctcagaatacaattcaagatagcaacaaaggaatctcacttggagagtacaagtcaacatAGCAGCGGAaattgcaagatcaagtttgaagaagtatagataggatttttgtaattcatagatcatagtttagtctagctccttttattttgttttggtgtaataaggagttcagtaagctatagcagcaacaacaatagtgaaatcacagcttcatggtagtcccagctaccgaaacttctagaactacactgacctgattcctttatagccaaagatatgtaggcattctttaaagcaaggttcggtcaggctTTTTCAAAATCGCTTCCCCTAGAgtgtcaaatgggcaaaaatccctcataattgctcatttcatctttgcccaaaaatccttcatatctccgagcaaagaggggcagctgtgagcacgtgatttttgccccacatgaattactcctacagaattcccaaaattagattttttctttaatttttggttattttaggaattattgtagaatttccCTGATTGTTAGCATttttttgtgtgcatgtttagttctattctaattcataaaaaatacaaaaatactttgcatttgcatttaggatttaattttacattttttagattaattagtaattagtgttttacaaaaatagaaaaaccacaaaaataacttattttgcattttttaattcttagctttgaattttggtagttttattttaatttggtatttaattagttgtggtaattattttttagagtttaattagtttaatttggtaggataatattagttttaataattaatttaggttttatttctaattttgaaaagaaaagaaatttgaatttgaaaaagagaaaaggtttTAAAACAAGAGAATTTAAGTTTTGGGCTCATCAATTGAATTTTTCCCCAGACCCAAACACTTTTCCACTGAAACCCGTCCATTAACCCGTTGAATTGGCCCAAAATCCATTGTTTTACCCGGTCTAAGTGGTTAGTCATCAAGACCTTTGAAACGACATAGTATGGGGGCGATACTACGTCATTTTGAGTCCATTGGTGTTAAATCGAtctgagcctttgatatcctctCATCTAACGGCTAAGGGGGCTTCATCAAATTTGTATAACACTGTCCAAATTCCCCAAAGACCGGTCAGTTCCCAAACACCCTTCACTTCATCTCCCTCATATCAAGAACCCGAATTTGCCACCTTTTCCACTCGCCGGCGGCGGCGCCTTAGACCAACCTCAAACCACCGCCGAAATCCAGCCATGCAACCATTACCCCTCCCTGAGTCCTAATCCACCACCACTTCTCCCCAAATCCCCGCCAAATCATTTGTTCTCAAAGAGAACATGCAGTTAATAATAGTTTCAAGTCAAATCAAAGTCACCTGAGGTTTATCAAGCCCTATCCGTGTGGCCATCGAggtattttttgttctttctcctTCGTCTCTGTCTTCTGTTTTGTTCTTGAACTCGTCTCCTTCtgtttcttctctttttgttatttttaatgTTTTAAGGTCATGATTCTGAGTCTTCCTCCTCTTTATTTGGGTTTATTTTAGCGTTCAATGAAATAGGATTTAGTGTATCAAGGTCTTGACATAATTTGATTAATTAGTTGgtttaactgctttaaactaTTGTTTTCGAGCATCTCTATTGAAATCTTTTTCTTCTGAAAATTCAAAGGTTAGCTCGTTTAAAAGTTCCGACTAAGTTCAGAGTTTGAAAATTCACGTTTGGGCTATAGTATTCAGACTCATAGGTTTGGGATGGGTCTTGGGTTAATTCGACCTTTGGTCAACATTAACCCACATCTGTTTTGGTTTTTGAAGGTAAATAATAGCTGATTAAGGGGTAGTTTAGGGAAATTGGGCAGGGGAATCTTTTGTAACTGtattgggaagcttctaggaaagtGGGGGAAGGGATTGGCTTGCAAAAACTGATTTAAATTGGGGTCTAAACTGAATAAAGGGATTTTGGGGAAGGGGTAAATGATAATTAAAAAAATCTTTATTGCTGCCCTAACCCCCCCTCCTCTATAAAAGCCCCATTTCCTGAATTTTCAAGGGGATCAGATTTGGGAAATCAGAAACAGCTGAGGGAAAATACTAAACACTGAAAAGGTCTGAAGAAtcagaagaaaaatacaaaaaaaaacacCACAAAACACTGTTTCATTGAAGCTTCGTGTGTCATTCTTTGGGTTTTTAAAAGTTTGAAGTAATTTTGACTCATTCTGGGATCGAAATGGTTTAAGCAAGCTGGATTTGCTGTTGTTGATCTGCTGAAGTGCATCTTCTTCTGCTGTTGATCTTCTCACTTTTTTTTTTGCTATAATTTTACCAGGTATTTCTTGGATCTCCTTAGCCTATGAAGTGCAAAATGTGAAGCCTTGTAACTGAGATGCAATTCAAGACCCTTGATGTCTAATTAATGATATTTCATGTTTGCAATCTTGTGTTATTTTAGTTTCTTTGAGTATGTTCATTTGTCTAGTCATGATTTGGCTTGAATCTAGTTTGTAAATCTGGATATGCACTCTAGTTTAGGTTGTTAGTGTGTTAAATTGTTCGAAATTCTGTTCTTATGTGGACTAATTGGGTATTTGCAGTAGGTACCAGTTTAGATGAATAGCATGTCTTTTGTTAGGTTggatttgaattgttttgagctaGCAATGGACATTCCTATGAGACTTTCTTATGTTATTGATttttagagttgattttaatAGCCAGACAAGTATGAGAGTTATTATGGCACTTTTGATACCTAGTTCAAATATTTAAAGAATTCTACTATTAGATGCCTAATTATAGAGGTTCCATTTGAATGAATAAGGGCTTTGATTTGCAGATGCATATGACCTGTATATTTCCTTGAGCATGTTAGTAGGTTTAGCTATTATTGAACATGTTAGTGGTTTGAATCATTTTGTTCTTTAAAAATTGTGCAAATGGCTAAATATGTAGTTGTTGGGGTTGTTTCTTTTCATCTACGAAATTGCTCTTCTAAAACAAGTTTGAGATTGATTGTGGACATAGTTTGGTTTATTCTAGTTATGCATTCTCGTAATATTATGCTTGTAGGAggttttggtacttttgataaaGTATTTTAATTTAGTTTTGTGTCTTGTTCAATCGCAGTTATTGATTAAAATTATGATTAGCCATGAATGTTTATAGTTGAAGCCACGCATCTATTGTTTGTCCCAATTTTGGTTTAACGTGGGAGTCCAGCAATAACCTGTCGAAATGGGCCTTTGGGCATGCTCTATTGCCGTCTCCCTTGGCATGTCTCTAAGCCCTTTCACATATCGTTTGACCAATTGGGCCTGGCCTGCTTGAGGCTACAAGGCATGTTGCTGGTCCTAACCTCCCCAAATAACCAAATGATCAGTTTCAATTTAATATCATCCCCTTAAGTATTAAGCTCAATGAACATTAGCTTTGAAATAAAAGATGCAAATTCCCTTAGTCTTCTAATTAATTAATCAGCCTTTTTTCTAAATTTAGACTTGAGTTATGCCATAAACAAAATTAGACAACTCGTGGCCTTCAAGTAATTAACTTTAACCCTTTAgaattcgaggtgtgccattaggcgcgtaatttaaactaacttccttaaactcgggtgtgcatttcatgtgacccaaatccgaatctcgacAATATTGGATAAAATATGTcacggaccgcgggtgcatttcatgtggcgtggtccaaggcgtgttttaaatagcattgaatcttcttaaaaatgatcaaaagcggttaataaattaaaatctaccataggctaaaacatgtattaaaattagataataagccaataataatagatgagcgactgtgctagaaccacggaacccgtgaatgcctaacaccttctcccgggttaacagaattccttacccgaatttttgtgttcgcagactataaaacagagtcaatctttcctcgatttgggatttgagccagtgacttgggacaccataaattatcccaagtggcgactttgaactttaaataaataaatcctgtttctaTTGTCACTTttagttggaaaaaactcccttatacctttcggggtgtaggaaaaaggaggtgtaacagctctgacgactctactggggacaagaacccagaatctctggttcagggttcaagaattcgagcttggaataactgttatatttgtctttatttattatctggttttattcacatgtttgagcctaatgtgctaaatattgctttttactgctttgatattgttgaaatgtatataaattgttacgaaaccctcctctctctgagtcttctaaatcatctgggaagtgtgcacttcgtgtgacttctcttctgttatagtcattccaattttagaacgaggttcagacaagttgcaaagccggtgaagcttctatattcccggtacgctgcccccctcggttcgagctgtccgctcgggtaagccaggtctagaacaataaacccaagttttcaaatctagtataacatagcctcatgtcggatccctagtaggaacgcttgtttgcatcatgtgcattttgactttgagGACTCAACACAGGGCTTGGGTCCGTCTATGACAGGTACACCtgaaattaaaagaccatcctgatgcattttgcttgc
Coding sequences:
- the LOC138874011 gene encoding uncharacterized protein, whose amino-acid sequence is MLHVKWIDECQEAFDKIKGYLSNPPVLVPSEPERPLILYLTVLDNSFGCVLEFRHIPRIYNEVVDALSTLASMLDHPNKDYADPLHIQVCDQYAYCNMVEEELDGEPWFHDIREYIRMGVYPIQATGDKKRTIRHLASGFFFSGGVLYKRTPDLGLLICIDARQATAIMTEVHSGVCGPHMSGYVLAKKIL